One stretch of Chryseobacterium fluminis DNA includes these proteins:
- a CDS encoding IPExxxVDY family protein: MEIQKLYDLDDIEFEDIAIGLVRLAKHIPDHEFFFRVNQNNNLTFYRKKDLILQGDYFDHYFPRFEAYHKSTKTCFTFISNKSSESKQKKLQTELFTGEDNIKFLLNNQVEVQYILHSSEQFPDFSVILLPENLVFPIQDYTLSSEEELYQIIQYYE, translated from the coding sequence TTGGAAATCCAAAAACTTTATGATCTTGACGATATAGAATTTGAAGATATTGCCATAGGATTGGTAAGATTAGCAAAGCATATCCCTGACCATGAATTTTTTTTCAGGGTGAATCAGAATAACAATCTTACATTTTACAGAAAGAAAGATCTGATTCTTCAAGGAGATTATTTTGATCACTATTTTCCAAGATTCGAGGCGTATCATAAGTCCACAAAGACCTGTTTTACCTTCATTTCAAATAAATCTTCTGAAAGTAAACAAAAAAAACTACAGACTGAGTTATTCACGGGAGAAGATAACATTAAATTTTTATTAAATAATCAGGTTGAAGTGCAATATATTTTGCACAGTTCGGAACAGTTTCCTGATTTTTCCGTAATTTTGCTCCCTGAAAATCTTGTGTTTCCGATTCAAGATTATACATTGAGCTCCGAAGAGGAACTCTATCAAATTATCCAGTATTATGAATAA
- the coaE gene encoding dephospho-CoA kinase (Dephospho-CoA kinase (CoaE) performs the final step in coenzyme A biosynthesis.), whose translation MEELNSEAQKPEPDPLSNSKIIGLTGGIGSGKTTVARFIEDCGFPVYYSDERAKDIVNEDPILKVKIRDLLGENAYDENGLYNRKFVAEKVFTDKDLLQQLNEIIHPAVRVDFEKWVKEQTKYLVFKETALLFELKLHKECYKSLLVTAEDNIRTKRVMDRDGKTYREVEAIMEKQMPEKDKIKLADCIIYNNTNLEDLKEQTEKIIFDIE comes from the coding sequence ATGGAAGAATTAAATTCAGAAGCACAAAAACCGGAGCCTGATCCGTTATCGAATTCCAAGATCATTGGATTAACGGGGGGAATCGGTTCGGGAAAAACAACAGTAGCCCGATTTATTGAAGACTGTGGATTTCCGGTTTATTACTCGGATGAAAGAGCCAAAGATATCGTGAATGAAGACCCAATATTAAAAGTGAAAATCAGGGATCTTTTAGGGGAAAATGCATATGATGAAAATGGTTTGTATAACCGGAAATTTGTTGCTGAAAAAGTTTTCACCGATAAGGATCTGCTTCAGCAATTAAACGAAATCATTCACCCTGCCGTGCGGGTTGATTTTGAAAAATGGGTGAAGGAACAAACCAAATATTTAGTTTTTAAAGAGACAGCGTTGTTATTTGAACTGAAGCTCCACAAAGAATGTTACAAATCTCTTCTGGTAACCGCTGAAGATAATATAAGAACTAAAAGGGTAATGGACAGAGACGGGAAAACCTACCGTGAAGTAGAGGCCATCATGGAGAAGCAAATGCCCGAAAAAGATAAAATAAAGCTTGCCGACTGCATTATCTATAACAACACCAATTTAGAGGATCTGAAGGAACAAACCGAAAAGATAATTTTCGACATCGAATAA
- a CDS encoding FMN-binding negative transcriptional regulator yields the protein MFIPKLYKSEDDQLMREIIRENSFALLISSVDKIRATHSMMLLNEEDTENIYIESHISRANPQAKALKDGDEVLCDFLGAHAYVSSSWYDHMNVSTWNYEAVQIYGKVKLMNQEELYRHLEKLTSQYERFQKCPVMTKDMGRDFVEKEMKGAFGLKIIPTEIFIKQKLSQNRKTDDFRNIIFHLENGDENGKKIAEKMKQLKK from the coding sequence ATGTTTATACCTAAGTTATACAAGAGCGAAGATGATCAGCTGATGAGAGAAATCATCAGGGAGAATTCTTTTGCGCTACTGATTTCTTCTGTGGATAAAATAAGAGCCACGCATTCGATGATGCTGCTTAATGAAGAGGATACAGAAAATATTTATATCGAAAGTCATATTTCGAGAGCCAACCCACAGGCGAAAGCTTTAAAAGACGGTGATGAAGTTCTCTGTGATTTTCTGGGTGCTCATGCTTATGTTTCGAGCAGCTGGTATGATCATATGAATGTCTCTACCTGGAATTATGAAGCAGTTCAGATTTATGGAAAAGTGAAATTGATGAATCAGGAAGAATTATACCGTCATCTGGAAAAACTGACTTCCCAATACGAAAGATTTCAAAAATGTCCTGTAATGACAAAAGACATGGGAAGAGATTTTGTGGAAAAGGAGATGAAGGGCGCGTTCGGACTGAAGATCATTCCGACTGAGATTTTTATTAAACAGAAACTGTCCCAGAACAGAAAAACAGATGATTTCCGGAACATTATTTTCCATCTTGAAAATGGTGATGAAAACGGAAAAAAAATTGCTGAGAAAATGAAACAGTTAAAGAAATAA
- the hutI gene encoding imidazolonepropionase, which translates to MKLIGPFRQVVTLADLPLRGKLSDEQLEIIVDGGILVHNDRIQQIGNYEVLKSEHQNIEIETIEGEQIVLPAFVDSHTHICFGGNRANDFAMRNAGKTYLEIAESGGGIWSSVQHTREASEEELLKTLLERIDFLISLGITTIEVKSGYGLDLENELKMLRMIKKAQQHTKAALVPTCLSAHLKPRDFDGSNEDYLQYIISEILPKVKEENLADRVDIFIEKSAFQPEESKNFLLKAKALGFRLTVHADQFTPGSSRIAVEAGAQSADHLEATIDEDIAFLAQSDTVATALPGASLGLGEKFTPARKLLDAGAIVAIASDWNPGSAPMGNLITQASVLATFEKLTTAEVLAGITFRSAFALGLEDRGRLEKNMKADFVTFKTDNFQNVLYNQGSLKAENVYINGEKY; encoded by the coding sequence ATGAAATTAATTGGCCCTTTCAGACAGGTGGTGACACTTGCCGATCTTCCGTTAAGAGGAAAACTTTCAGACGAACAGCTTGAAATAATTGTGGATGGAGGAATCTTAGTTCACAATGATAGAATTCAGCAGATCGGAAATTATGAAGTATTAAAATCAGAACATCAGAACATTGAGATCGAGACCATAGAGGGGGAGCAGATTGTTCTTCCTGCCTTCGTAGATTCCCACACCCACATCTGCTTTGGCGGAAACCGTGCCAATGATTTTGCAATGCGTAATGCAGGAAAAACATATCTTGAAATTGCTGAAAGCGGGGGCGGAATCTGGAGCTCTGTTCAGCATACACGGGAGGCTTCTGAAGAAGAACTCTTAAAAACCCTGCTGGAAAGAATTGATTTTTTAATTTCTCTCGGAATCACAACGATTGAAGTTAAAAGCGGTTATGGTCTGGATCTTGAGAATGAGCTTAAAATGCTTCGGATGATTAAAAAAGCGCAGCAACACACAAAAGCAGCTTTGGTTCCGACCTGTCTTTCTGCCCACTTAAAGCCAAGGGATTTCGATGGAAGCAATGAAGACTATCTGCAGTATATTATATCTGAAATTTTACCTAAAGTAAAAGAGGAAAACCTTGCCGACCGTGTGGATATTTTTATTGAGAAATCAGCATTTCAGCCTGAAGAAAGTAAAAATTTCCTGCTTAAGGCGAAAGCGCTGGGCTTCAGACTTACCGTTCATGCCGACCAGTTTACCCCGGGAAGCTCGAGAATTGCGGTTGAGGCCGGTGCACAGTCTGCAGACCATTTAGAAGCAACGATAGATGAGGATATTGCATTTTTAGCACAGTCTGATACGGTAGCGACTGCACTTCCGGGAGCGAGTTTAGGGTTAGGTGAAAAATTTACCCCGGCACGGAAGCTATTGGATGCAGGTGCCATCGTAGCGATCGCAAGTGACTGGAATCCCGGTTCTGCACCGATGGGGAATTTAATTACCCAGGCATCCGTTTTGGCAACCTTTGAAAAATTAACCACAGCAGAAGTATTGGCAGGCATAACATTCCGTTCTGCATTTGCTCTCGGATTGGAAGACAGAGGAAGACTGGAAAAAAATATGAAGGCTGATTTTGTCACTTTTAAAACAGATAATTTTCAGAATGTGCTTTACAACCAGGGAAGTTTAAAAGCGGAAAATGTATATATCAACGGAGAAAAATATTAA
- the hutG gene encoding formimidoylglutamase, whose translation MNNIWQGRLDGEELLHHRIFQRVKEENNYDSVSVNDFVLHGFAVDEGVRRNKGRTGAQDAPDVIRKNMVNFPVILPDFSLLDFGNVTCEDGNLENAQSNLAKNVSKVLLKGGKSVVLSGGHEVTYGHYLGVKTAFPEQKIGIINIDAHFDNRQPEDGVGASSGTGFWQIAQEGKMHSLHIGIQRNSNTLKLFDTAHQYGMKYILADELFFENLPSVYQRIDDLLEEVDFAYVTICMDVFNASIAPGVSAASYNGIFADAAFMHFYRHILKSEKLIALDVAEVNPSFDIQDRTARLAASLVNEWFMV comes from the coding sequence ATGAACAACATCTGGCAGGGAAGATTAGACGGTGAAGAACTTCTTCACCACAGAATATTTCAGAGAGTAAAAGAAGAAAATAATTACGATTCTGTTTCAGTGAATGATTTCGTTTTGCACGGATTTGCTGTTGATGAGGGCGTCCGCAGAAATAAAGGGAGAACAGGAGCACAAGATGCACCCGATGTCATCCGTAAAAACATGGTTAATTTTCCGGTTATTCTTCCGGATTTTTCACTGCTGGATTTTGGAAACGTAACCTGTGAGGACGGAAACCTGGAAAATGCCCAAAGCAACCTCGCCAAGAATGTTTCTAAAGTTTTATTAAAGGGCGGAAAATCTGTTGTTTTAAGTGGAGGTCATGAAGTAACCTACGGACATTACTTAGGCGTAAAGACCGCTTTTCCGGAACAGAAAATCGGAATTATCAATATAGATGCCCATTTTGACAACAGGCAGCCTGAAGATGGAGTAGGAGCGAGCTCGGGAACAGGATTCTGGCAGATCGCTCAGGAAGGAAAAATGCATTCTTTACATATCGGGATTCAACGAAATTCTAACACCCTGAAATTATTTGATACCGCTCACCAGTATGGCATGAAGTATATTCTGGCTGATGAATTGTTTTTTGAAAATCTGCCTTCCGTTTATCAGCGGATTGATGATCTTCTGGAAGAAGTGGATTTTGCTTATGTAACAATCTGCATGGATGTTTTTAATGCTTCTATTGCGCCCGGGGTTTCAGCTGCTTCGTACAACGGAATTTTTGCCGATGCTGCTTTTATGCATTTCTACAGGCATATCTTAAAAAGTGAGAAGCTTATTGCCCTGGATGTAGCAGAGGTAAATCCGTCATTCGATATACAGGACCGTACGGCAAGACTGGCGGCATCTCTTGTGAACGAGTGGTTTATGGTATAA
- the ruvB gene encoding Holliday junction branch migration DNA helicase RuvB yields MPDFLHPDKDNYSREELMQEEQIRPQSFKDFAGQRKTLENLEVFVTAAKKRGGALDHVLLHGPPGLGKTTLANIIANELGVNCKITSGPVLDKPGSLAGLLTNLEENDVLFIDEIHRLSPVVEEYLYSAMEDYKIDIMLETGPNARSVQIGLNPFTLVGATTRSGMLTKPMLARFGIQSRLEYYTIELLSMIIIRSARVLGVKIYEDAAIEIARRSRGTPRIANALLRRVRDFAEIKGNGEIEINITIYALNSLNVDEFGLDEMDNKIMRVMIENFKGKPVGISALATSIAENPETLEEVYEPFLIQEGFIIRTPRGREVTDKAYKHLNIAIPRNPGELF; encoded by the coding sequence ATGCCCGATTTTTTACATCCAGATAAAGACAATTATTCCCGCGAAGAGCTCATGCAGGAAGAACAGATCCGCCCGCAGAGTTTTAAGGATTTTGCAGGACAGAGGAAAACATTGGAGAATCTCGAAGTTTTCGTGACTGCCGCAAAAAAACGTGGTGGTGCTCTTGACCATGTTTTATTACACGGACCTCCAGGCCTGGGTAAAACAACTCTAGCCAATATTATAGCCAATGAACTCGGCGTAAACTGCAAGATTACTTCGGGACCTGTTCTGGATAAACCCGGCAGTCTGGCCGGTTTATTAACGAATCTGGAAGAAAATGACGTGCTTTTCATTGATGAAATTCACCGCCTGTCGCCTGTTGTGGAAGAATACCTGTATTCTGCGATGGAAGATTATAAGATCGACATTATGCTGGAAACCGGTCCTAATGCAAGAAGCGTACAGATCGGATTAAATCCTTTTACCCTGGTAGGAGCTACCACCAGGAGCGGGATGCTGACAAAACCGATGCTTGCAAGATTTGGGATCCAGAGCAGGCTGGAATATTATACGATAGAATTGTTATCGATGATTATCATCAGAAGTGCACGGGTTTTAGGCGTTAAAATTTATGAAGATGCAGCGATAGAAATTGCCCGGAGAAGCCGTGGAACTCCCAGAATAGCAAATGCCCTTTTAAGAAGAGTCCGTGATTTTGCGGAAATTAAAGGAAATGGTGAAATTGAGATCAACATCACCATATACGCTTTAAATTCTCTGAATGTAGATGAGTTCGGATTGGATGAAATGGATAATAAAATCATGCGTGTCATGATCGAAAATTTCAAAGGCAAGCCTGTTGGAATCTCTGCTTTGGCAACATCCATTGCTGAAAATCCGGAAACACTGGAAGAGGTGTATGAACCGTTCCTTATTCAGGAAGGATTTATCATCAGAACCCCAAGAGGAAGAGAAGTGACTGATAAAGCATATAAGCATCTCAATATCGCGATACCCCGAAATCCGGGAGAGCTTTTTTAA
- a CDS encoding MBL fold metallo-hydrolase: MKLYPIQCGKFKLDGGAMFGVVPKSLWEKTNPADERNLIELGTRSLLVEDGKKLILIDCGLGNKQDDKFFGHYSLWGDDTLDKNLKKYGFVKEDITDVFLTHLHFDHCGGAIEWNDDRTGYRPAFKNAQFWTNENHWQWATEPNPREKASFLKENIIPIQESGQLNFLPLPATGNYGFAPDLKMDVIFVDGHTEKQMLPVLQYQDKTIVFAADLIPTSGHINQVYVMGYDTRPLLTMEEKGKFLKQCIDNEYLLFFEHDAHHELASLKMTEKGVRLDETFSFNDVFGY, translated from the coding sequence ATGAAACTATATCCAATACAATGTGGAAAATTTAAACTGGATGGCGGCGCCATGTTCGGAGTCGTCCCAAAGAGTCTGTGGGAAAAAACAAACCCGGCAGACGAAAGAAACCTGATCGAACTGGGAACGCGTTCCCTTCTTGTAGAGGACGGAAAAAAACTGATATTGATCGACTGTGGTCTAGGAAATAAACAGGATGACAAATTCTTCGGTCACTATTCTCTTTGGGGCGATGATACTCTGGACAAAAATCTAAAAAAATACGGTTTTGTGAAGGAAGATATCACGGATGTATTCTTAACACACCTCCACTTCGATCACTGCGGCGGAGCTATCGAATGGAACGATGACAGAACCGGCTACAGGCCTGCATTTAAGAACGCACAGTTCTGGACCAATGAAAACCACTGGCAGTGGGCCACGGAGCCTAATCCGAGAGAGAAAGCAAGCTTTTTGAAAGAAAATATCATCCCGATTCAGGAAAGTGGGCAACTGAACTTTCTACCCCTTCCTGCTACCGGAAATTATGGTTTTGCACCCGATCTGAAGATGGATGTCATCTTTGTTGACGGACATACTGAAAAGCAAATGCTCCCGGTTCTTCAATATCAGGATAAGACAATTGTTTTCGCAGCAGACCTCATTCCTACGTCAGGTCATATCAACCAGGTGTATGTAATGGGATATGATACCAGACCTCTTCTGACCATGGAAGAAAAAGGAAAATTTCTGAAACAGTGTATCGATAATGAATATCTTTTATTCTTTGAGCATGATGCCCATCACGAGCTGGCCAGTCTGAAAATGACTGAAAAAGGGGTGAGACTGGACGAGACCTTTAGTTTTAATGATGTTTTTGGATATTAA
- the pyk gene encoding pyruvate kinase, which produces MNKYLKKTKIIATLGPASSSKEVMLGLMRAGVDVFRINFSHADYDLVRTNIEIIRELNKEYGYSVGILGDLQGPKLRVGVVKEGSYLNPGDILTFTNEKIEGDSTKVFMTYQQFPQDVKVGERILIDDGKLVLEVTETNEIDTVKAKTIQGGPLSSKKGVNLPNTNVSLPALTEKDIQDANFMLDQEVDWIALSFVRHAQDIIDLKELIKQHPNGKIKTPIIAKIEKPEGVKNIDEILMECDGLMVARGDLGVEVPMEEVPAIQKTLVEKARYYSKPVIIATQMMETMINSLTPTRAEVNDVANSVLDGADAVMLSGETSVGRYPVQVVENMAKIVKNIEMTHFYQHKNEPIEKNFDCIDERFITNRVCLAAVRIAKTTNVSAIVTLTHSGYTAFQLAAHRPDSHIIVYSGNRRVITMLNLLWGVHAYYYDMKKPTDETIIQVNMLTHNHGYIEAGDFVININATPSYEGGKTNTLRLTTV; this is translated from the coding sequence ATGAATAAGTATTTAAAAAAAACAAAAATTATCGCAACACTTGGACCGGCTTCATCGTCGAAGGAAGTGATGTTAGGGTTGATGAGAGCAGGTGTTGATGTTTTTAGAATAAATTTTTCACACGCAGATTACGACCTGGTTCGTACAAATATCGAAATCATCAGGGAACTTAATAAAGAATATGGGTACTCGGTAGGTATTCTTGGAGATTTACAAGGTCCTAAGCTGAGAGTAGGCGTTGTGAAAGAAGGTTCTTATCTGAATCCTGGAGATATCCTAACCTTTACCAACGAAAAGATCGAAGGTGATTCTACAAAAGTTTTTATGACTTACCAGCAGTTTCCACAGGATGTGAAAGTTGGAGAAAGAATCCTTATTGATGATGGTAAGCTGGTTTTAGAAGTTACAGAAACGAATGAAATCGATACCGTAAAAGCTAAAACCATTCAAGGGGGACCTTTAAGCTCAAAAAAAGGAGTCAATCTTCCTAATACAAACGTTTCTCTTCCTGCTCTTACAGAAAAAGATATTCAGGATGCGAATTTTATGCTTGACCAGGAAGTAGACTGGATTGCCCTTTCTTTTGTACGTCACGCTCAGGATATTATCGACTTAAAAGAATTAATCAAACAGCATCCGAACGGTAAAATCAAAACGCCGATTATCGCAAAGATTGAAAAACCTGAAGGGGTAAAAAATATCGACGAAATCCTGATGGAATGTGACGGACTGATGGTTGCCCGTGGTGACCTGGGTGTGGAAGTTCCTATGGAAGAAGTTCCTGCTATTCAGAAAACTTTGGTTGAGAAGGCAAGATATTATTCCAAACCGGTAATTATCGCTACCCAGATGATGGAAACGATGATCAATAGTTTAACCCCCACAAGGGCGGAAGTAAATGACGTAGCCAACTCTGTACTGGACGGGGCTGACGCGGTAATGCTTTCCGGAGAAACCTCTGTAGGAAGATATCCTGTTCAGGTGGTGGAAAACATGGCGAAAATTGTAAAGAATATCGAAATGACCCATTTTTATCAGCATAAAAATGAGCCTATTGAAAAAAATTTCGACTGTATCGATGAGAGATTCATTACCAACCGCGTATGTCTTGCTGCGGTAAGAATTGCCAAGACAACGAATGTTTCTGCGATCGTTACCCTTACTCATTCCGGATATACCGCTTTCCAGCTGGCCGCTCACAGACCGGATTCTCATATCATCGTCTATAGTGGTAACAGGAGAGTAATTACCATGTTAAACCTTCTTTGGGGAGTTCATGCATACTATTATGATATGAAGAAACCTACTGACGAAACCATTATCCAGGTGAATATGCTGACTCATAATCACGGATATATTGAAGCCGGAGACTTTGTTATCAATATCAATGCAACTCCATCTTATGAAGGCGGAAAAACAAATACATTGAGACTGACTACGGTTTAA
- a CDS encoding aldehyde dehydrogenase family protein, which yields MEQSIENKLVKADLAFAEWKKVSFAEKQVLIRKAAQILKNNSEKFGRIITTEMNKPISESVAEVEKCALMMNYYADAENILKPEKVESEFAYSEVHYVPKGVILGVMPWNFPFWQVLRFAVPAILAGNTIVLKHASICFGSGNAIAEVLLEAGFPEGIFQNLEIGHQDVKEVLEHHIVKGVSLTGSGKAGGEVASIAGLNIKKSLLELGGSDAFIIFEDADLDEAAKSGAKSRLQNCGQTCTAAKRFIIDEKIEEEFLPKFIEEYKKYQVGDPLNKETVLAGMARADLADELEAQFDRALENGAEIIIPLERISDTAFNPGLIRVEKGNPILQEELFGPLGMVMIAKDDEDALQIANDIPFGLSNSVWTSTRERQEFFIENLESGTVNINRMTSSDPRFPFGGSKASGYGTELSLLALKEFVTAKTIVGN from the coding sequence ATGGAACAATCAATTGAAAATAAGCTGGTTAAAGCTGACCTGGCCTTTGCAGAATGGAAAAAAGTGTCATTTGCTGAGAAACAGGTATTAATACGGAAAGCGGCTCAAATTTTAAAAAACAATTCAGAAAAATTCGGCAGGATCATTACAACAGAAATGAATAAACCGATATCGGAATCTGTTGCCGAGGTGGAAAAGTGTGCTTTAATGATGAATTATTATGCAGATGCGGAGAATATCTTAAAACCTGAAAAAGTAGAGTCAGAGTTTGCTTATTCTGAAGTTCATTATGTTCCGAAAGGAGTAATCTTAGGCGTGATGCCATGGAACTTTCCGTTCTGGCAGGTACTGAGATTTGCGGTTCCTGCTATTTTAGCAGGAAATACAATTGTTCTGAAACATGCTTCCATTTGTTTCGGAAGCGGAAATGCTATTGCAGAAGTTCTTTTAGAGGCCGGCTTTCCGGAAGGAATTTTTCAGAATCTGGAAATCGGGCATCAAGATGTAAAAGAAGTTCTTGAGCATCATATCGTAAAAGGTGTGAGTCTTACCGGTAGCGGGAAAGCAGGAGGAGAAGTAGCCTCCATCGCTGGTTTAAATATCAAAAAGTCCCTGCTTGAATTAGGAGGAAGTGATGCTTTTATCATTTTTGAGGATGCAGATTTGGATGAGGCGGCAAAGTCAGGCGCAAAATCCAGGCTTCAGAATTGCGGGCAGACCTGTACGGCGGCAAAGAGATTTATTATTGATGAAAAAATTGAAGAAGAATTCTTACCGAAATTTATTGAAGAATATAAAAAATACCAGGTGGGTGATCCTCTGAATAAAGAAACGGTACTGGCCGGAATGGCAAGAGCTGATTTAGCGGATGAGCTGGAGGCTCAGTTTGACAGGGCACTGGAAAACGGGGCGGAAATTATTATTCCCCTCGAAAGAATTTCAGATACAGCGTTTAACCCAGGGCTGATCAGAGTGGAAAAAGGAAATCCTATTCTGCAGGAAGAATTGTTCGGACCGCTGGGAATGGTCATGATTGCCAAAGATGATGAAGATGCCTTGCAGATCGCCAATGATATTCCTTTCGGGCTTTCAAATTCCGTATGGACCAGCACCAGAGAGCGTCAGGAATTTTTTATAGAAAATCTGGAATCTGGAACTGTCAATATTAACAGGATGACCAGTTCTGACCCGCGTTTTCCCTTTGGAGGGTCAAAGGCTTCAGGATACGGTACGGAGCTTTCCTTATTGGCACTAAAAGAATTCGTAACAGCGAAAACAATTGTTGGAAATTAA